Proteins co-encoded in one Juglans regia cultivar Chandler chromosome 16, Walnut 2.0, whole genome shotgun sequence genomic window:
- the LOC109012453 gene encoding probable glycerol-3-phosphate acyltransferase 2: MAGKPLPQKAQFLFGLLRGPLNRVFPQLKYHSYTSPVLRAEDLSNKTLVFDSEGTLLRSSSFFPYFMLVAFEAGGLLRAIVFFLLYPLVCLFGEELGLKIKVFLCFLGIRKESFRIGTSVLPKFFLEDVGCEGFEMVMSFGRKVAVSNLPTVMVEGFLKDYIGVDAVVGRELKVVCGYFVGLMEDKRADGTLLNEILGEEKTCSGIIASVCHRKVLDQDPFTHCKEVYLVSRAEKRNCHSLPRVKYPKPLIFHDGRLAFRPTQLDTLAMLMWIPFGIFIFLIRLNSGRSLPNCMLNPILAFTGIRTTVSRPNSPTPSANINEKTPNGVLYACNHRTLLDPLFLDLVLNNSPSAVTYSISKFYAAISPIKNVNLTRDREKDRAAMQKLLSQGDLVVCPEGTTCREPYLLRFSPLFAELTDDIVPVAIDSQVSMFYGTTASGFKFLDPVFYLMNPFSSYTLRILEKLPGSHTCKVGGISKFDVANHVQKEIARASGFECTSLTRKDKYMILAGNEGIVQDRKGL, from the exons GGGTACGCTGCTGAGATCATCTTCGTTTTTTCCGTACTTCATGCTGGTGGCCTTTGAAGCTGGAGGACTCTTGAGAGCTatcgttttctttcttttgtaccCTCTGGTTTGTTTGTTTGGTGAAGAGCTGGGGCTGAAGATTAAGGTTTTCTTGTGCTTCCTTGGGATCAGAAAAGAGAGCTTCAGAATCGGAACGTCTGTTTTGCCCAAGTTCTTCTTAGAAGATGTTGGTTGTGAAGGCTTTGAAATGGTGATGAGTTTTGGGAGAAAGGTTGCAGTGAGTAACTTACCTACAGTCATGGTTGAAGGGTTTTTGAAAGACTATATAGGGGTTGACGCTGTTGTGGGAAGAGAGTTAAAGGTGGTTTGTGGGTATTTTGTAGGGTTAATGGAAGACAAGAGGGCAGATGGGACTCTTTTAAATGAGATTCTTGGTGAGGAGAAAACATGTTCCGGTATTATTGCTAGTGTTTGCCACAGAAAGGTTCTTGATCAGGATCCCTTTACTCATTGCAAG GAGGTTTACTTGGTGAGTAGAGCTGAGAAGAGGAACTGTCATAGCCTTCCAAGGGTGAAATATCCAAAGCCATTGATCTTCCATGATGGAAGATTGGCATTCAGGCCAACCCAACTGGACACCTTAGCTATGTTGATGTGGATTCCTTTTgggattttcattttcctcatCAGATTAAACTCTGGCAGATCATTACCAAACTGTATGTTGAATCCAATACTGGCCTTCACTGGGATAAGAACCACCGTTTCAAGACCCAATTCCCCTACTCCTTCAGCcaatattaatgaaaaaacaCCCAATGGCGTACTCTATGCCTGCAACCACAGAACTCTGCTCGATCCACTTTTTCTTGATCTTGTTTTGAATAATTCACCCTCTGCGGTCACATACAGCATAAGCAAGTTTTATGCAGCAATTTCTCCAATCAAGAACGTCAACTTAACAAGAGACCGGGAAAAAGATAGAGCTGCAATGCAAAAGTTGCTAAGCCAAGGTGACCTTGTGGTTTGCCCTGAAGGAACCACTTGCAGGGAACCTTATTTACTAAGGTTTAGCCCTTTATTTGCAGAGCTGACAGATGACATAGTTCCTGTAGCCATTGATTCGCAGGTAAGTATGTTTTATGGAACAACAGCCAGTGGGTTTAAATTCTTAGACCCTGTGTTTTACCTGATGAATCCATTTTCTTCCTACACTTTGAGAATTCTTGAGAAGTTGCCGGGCTCACACACGTGTAAGGTTGGTGGGATATCCAAGTTTGATGTAGCCAATCACGTGCAAAAGGAGATAGCCAGAGCTTCAGGGTTCGAATGCACCAGTCTTACTAGAAAAGACAAGTATATGATCTTAGCAGGTAATGAAGGAATAGTTCAGGATCGTAAAGGACTATGA